In the Colias croceus chromosome 1, ilColCroc2.1 genome, ctataattaaaaaaaattatttttattgaatcaacaaaattatgaagacaacaatcatcatcatttttttttgttttcgtaaCAAAACCAAATTATTATGCAATTACATAGTTCAAATTTAGAGATGTTACATGTCGTGGTAGTATTTggcttaatttattatacactaGGTTCcggcccgcggcttcgcctgcgaagtcaaagaaaaacccgcatagttcccgttcccgtgggatttccgggaatGCGTCATTTTCTCGGAATataaagtagcctatgtcctttctcgggtatcaaaatatatccatgccaaatttcatgaaaattggttcagtagtttaggcgtgattgagtaacagacagacagacagagttactttcgcatttataatattaagtatggattctTCATGACGATTTCCCTCACCAACTATAACAGGATAATaacaaaaagttattttaagatcGTTTATCAAATGTGGAGAGACCAAGTGTGTGAAGTCTATGTAGGTATATCAGTTTTGTATCAGAAAAAGAAACGGCCGTGACTTATAGCCTATGGTGATATGGACGGTACTTACTCTATCTAGAGTATAGCTGTTAGTCTGTTTGTCTATCATCATATTagtcttttggcgcgatggagaaaaacgatgagagtgaatttttacgatgcgcgcgcacaccgacacctaaatttaacagcatgaagttagttctaggtggtatgaaaattgattactatgttcaagttgtatattttagtattttttccatacgccaaagaagtataacttctaacgtgtgtacataagtacacacactcttttttttttaaacaatttacataggtattacAAATTTCCGTAGCATTGTatcataatccatactaatattataaatgcgaaagtaactctgcctgtctgtctgttactcagtCACGCCTTATCTACTGaatcaatttgcatgaaatttagtatagagatattttgattcgcgagaaaggacataggctactttatATCCCGAGAAAATGACGCattcccggaaatcccacgggaacgggaactatgcgggtttttctttgacttcgcaggcgaagccgcgggccgAAACctggaaataggataggttttatcccggaaatcccacgggaacgggaactatgtgggtttttctatgacttgttatgttataaattttatgtttgtattaaataaaaacaatagttGCTTGATACACATCTGTTTTTGTGCATTGtgacatgatttaaaaattttttcgaTGAAAACTGCAGTcgagatttttaaaaatgaccTAATATTTCGACCAATTTACACAATACCTATTGTACACtcaaatctataatatttattttatttttttatttattggaaaCAGATAGACAGGCGCGAGCGTggcaaaataaattgattatgcttaataaattgattaaatatcCAGACGAAGACAAGACAATAAGCAAGTGTTATCAGTAActgataaaaaaagtttgaatactCTCTtgagattaattaattattgatctGCAGTCATAAAACAACTATTGAAGTATCAACATGCttcgtgttattttattaatatccaTAATTCTTAATTTTGCGAATTGTATTCCGTGTCTTTCAGGTGACTGCGGTTTAAATGCTAATATCGGCAATCAAATTAGTAACGGGAATATCGATTATTCAGATTATCCAAACCCGAGTGTAGATGACGCCCTAGACAACCGTATAGAAGACCACGATGAATACCAACACTCCGGTGATGGAATTGATCCCGACGATCACTTTCAAGCCACAAACATTGGACATGTTAACTCGGGTATCCAGATTACACAACCTCAACCTGGATATAACGTGTACATACCAGTACAACCTCCTCAGGTAAAGCCTCCTAACCATGTGAAACCGAAGCCAAGTCCCCCAATACGACCTAAAAAACCAAACCATGGGCATGTGAAACCTACTAAGAAACCTCCAAAACAACCCAGAAAACCTAATCCAGGTCAAAAACCTTCCGTTCAatgtacaaattttaataattgtatcgCTGGAACTAATGCAAAACCAACCAAGAATTCTAAAGTAAATATCCAGAGCAATGGTCATGTAAAACCTACTAAAAAGCCTCCAAAAATTACTAGAAAACCAAACACCAAGACTACTACTAAAAAACCACATGTTAAATGTACAAATAATGGAAAATGTGATTCTGGGAATAACGAacaatcaaatcaatttacaacTGCTACTCCCGAAAACACTGGTACTATTATAGGCCCTCCTGTTAAATGTACGAGTAATTGTGCGACTGGAACAAAGGCAGAACCAACCGATAATTCTAAAGGAAACACACTGGACAATAGTGACGTGAAACCTACTAAAAGACCTCcgaaaatttctaaaaaaccAAACATCAAGAGTACTACTAAGAAACCACATGTTAAATGTACAAATAATGGAAAATGTGATTCTGGAAATAATGTGCTACCAAATCAAGCTACAACTCCCAAAAATTCTGGTACTATTAAAAACGATAATAAATGTGTAAGTAAAAAAGTCTGCACTATTACACAAGATGATGTAGGTAAAGAAATCGAAAACTGTACGTACTATAAAGATTGTAATGAAACACAAAATCCTAAAGGAAATAATAAGGCCAAGCCCAAAAAATCTGTGAATTTCGACAAAGTGTTTGATAACCTAGCCAAAAAGGTAATTGCCTTTGATAAAGCAATTTTGTTGCATTgcacaaaatatcaaaacgAAGTCTATGAGTTTTACGGAAAAGACAAGTATACATTAGAATACAAACTACCAATGGGATATAAGACTGAGGATTTTGATGTGAAGGCAAAGCATAGGGTTATTTATGTTAAAGCAAATAATCAGCAACTGGGTAATTTTAATGACATAAGATTGGTATctgatatattaaatatagaaCATACAGATTGGGAGTTACATGGTGATAAactgataataaatattccatACAAGACGCAATTGGAACAACAAAgcaaaattatttgttctaatacaataaataataatactatacCAATTTTGCCATTAGATGACCAGGTGTTTGTCTATAGAATGCGTAAGCCATAAAAATCCGTTgagtattataatttgtactatTAGTATTTCGTTGTATCTATTGTATTGTGCGTGAattaacttataataaaacagaatTGAAAGTGTTGACAATTAgtgatataaaatttcaagttgtctaacaatttaatttgtaagtcaaaacctaaattaaaatttacatgtaagtttttaaatactaCACCAATTTTGTCGTTTGATGATGATGTTATTCacttataagtattaaatatgcattattataatattagaatcaTTCAAcattcttaaatattatgatttgtaCGTATTTGACTGTTTTGTTATATTGTGTAAGTATATTgtgtttattaaacaaaatttaaaatgatgactattataattatggatAGGAATTTCAcgattatatttaatattttaagggccgatttttcaatccttggttaaaatttatccgtccaattaagtattacacgaacattttaaaatgtcacctgtaaactgtcaaatacggacaattattagaatacatttttgaaatggtagttaaataacatttcatgAATaagatgaataagttttaaccaacgattgaaaaatcagccctaggCTAAACCTAATTAACAATTAAGTTTTCGTCATGTAACTGCTATCTAATAACtactttgttttttattaaatttgttttatgttatgtttaataaagtttttcaCATACTTTCTTGTTATTTTCAAGTTTTTCCCTATCAGTTAACATTGATCCGTTTGTACTTTATCAGCAAGTTTCAAAAATAGCATAAAGTCATTGATAGCctatttgaaacattttccttaaattttcataaaattatttatttatttttaaaatacgttTGCATAATAAGATTAAAATGTAGTTATCCGTTCTCGTCTGTCTGTCGACTTGTCATATTAtgcacagttgacagatatacagggtgtaatcgttaagtgtgcacaggcgattattccgtaactattgcagatatcaaaaaactttaaactgatatcgaaagtacttaacctaatgagtaaaatggtcataataaatttttaaaaataaaacgagaaatatctaaaaaattaacttgaaaccctcccatacatttagtatgagatacgaatatcccatgtacatgggttgatccaaaagtaatgataatcaatattaaacaaggtctttacagttataataattatgtagttctctagatagtcttctaactagaaaatatacttcaatatttttttttctaaacttaaaaaaaaaaaactttgacttcatccacaaaaaacCCTCCCAGCAAccatcacttcgctgtcgtcttaaaataatttattgctaagaaagtgtttctttTGCCGaagaaagagataaaagtaaataggagctagatctaaaaaatagggtaggtgttcaagcatttggaatgccgatttttgaatggcagccatcgcaactgCCGCTTTGTGATCTTgtgcgttgtcttggtgaaacagcgttcaggtccgcagtttgccatgtctcttttccttactaacctaccgcaatcttttaatttggtctgtttagtaagagccccataaagtggctacctttttaaaatattccaccataattattccttcagcgtcccaaaaaacatccgctttaatctaacctactgatttttactttgaatttcttcatcgtcactttggaagctcgcatccacgacattgattgtttttttggtttcagcataaacatggtgaactcgggtaacgtccatgatcacaaaacgtgacaaaaaattatcctgatatcattaaaaattagaaatttaccctctacatgtcgaatcgttgtttcttcttttcgccgggaaacattctggcacgcacggttcacattcaaattaatgttaataattggaaacgtggcctgttgatatgatttttttgtgattacttggtgaatacatgagcaagcaaaaaacatttattttatatttttatgtgcacaggaaatacccaattatcattacttttggatcaacctagtacatttaatatgaaagattttagctttttatttctttttttggttttctgctttaattacttcgcaaatttgaagggaagttcatttagaaactgtaaatggAGCTCCttattgtattgcacaatgaggacatcacttcgaaaatctgttatgaatacaaaatgtatgggaaataaaatgtatgggagcgtttaatgtaacatttttggatatttctcgttttatttttaaaaatttattatggccattttactcattaggttaagtactttcgatatcagtttaaagttttttggtatctgcaatagttacggaataatcgcttgtgcacacttaacgattacaccctgtatactacgtacataggctgtatcttttttaagattaacagacagacagtgaAGTTTTCACAAAGGCTTGtgaatatgtaggtacagaTTTTAAAGAACTACATagctaaaaaaaattaaagaaatttcCAAAAACACTTAATACTTATTTCAAAAGAATGAACTGCATAACGTTATCATTATTATCTCGTTATTTagattaaattgatttttaagttttaactcAAAATTGCTTCATTCATGAAAGTATGTCTATtgtgtatgttttattttaattatctctattctcaaaagtattttatttaaatctatattaaCCTTATATTTGCCAATgatttgaaattttgtttttatgtatgtaacgAATAAACTTAATAACTAATACAAATCTAagctaatacatattatattagctGCGTTTTTACCGAGtgacatttatttaacactattTCAGTAGCTTTACCAaggtatttttgtatgtaacaGACTCTCTTAgacttaatttaattcaaactttttaaatctatCAAGTATCGGTGACAATAAAATTCATGATTTTGTCTTTAATCATCAATTAGTccaacttaaaatataaattatacaataattaataagcttTAATGCAAGAAGCGAAAGAGATGTTTTTAGTATTATAAACCTATCACTATTATAGAATATATCTTAGGAACTAATACAGTATCATGTATGTCTTAGCTCAACTCTGGTGAAGCCTAAGCGTGTATATCTACTTGCCCcggattgttataaaatatctttagtAATTTATCTACACCTTTTTGTTATAATTGGCTATAATTGTTATCCCCAGGTTACAACACATACACCTACAACGATACAGCGCACACAGAGAGGGAACAAGATGAGATCTTAGCTGTGACGTATGACGATGGCAAATGGTCGAAGCCGTACTACGACTGCGGTGGTGGCAACATATGGATGTTGACATACACTGTACCTTTCTTTGGATACAACAATGGAACGTATTTTTTCAAGTgagtgaaatattattttcttggtTGATATTAGTgttggaacgaagttccttatcgcACGTTGCGAAAGGGGGCTAGACggaaaaaaattaagacgAAAAGTCGTAATGACACCTTTTGATATAAGTTGTGAGCCGTGCGGCGTGCGTGTGTTTCTCTGTTTGTTTCTCTCTAACTTAAAACTTCGTTTAATCTGGGTGTCCTTTGACACCCCTCaagtttattttccttttatttatattattttaaaaactaaattcgACAATTGTTAGAATTGGAAACGTCCACGTCGggataaataatacaattaaatacatttaattaaaaactctaTTTTCTAAGAGTCATTGGATTATAGTCGAGTTTtcggtatattattttttgttgttatacTTTAGCGTTGTTATAATTAGATAAAAAGGAATCTACGCCACATTTTGATGGTTTGACAGATTATAATAATgcaaaattgtataaataacgGCCAATTTTGCATAGTAGATTTTAGCaagaaattattatgtaatcgAAGTCCAGGTTGACTAGTGCAACCTTTTACCTTTAGTGTATAGTGAATTAGTTGCATTTCTAAAGCTTCCTTTAGCACTTTAATTGCAAATTAATATAGAAGCATGTTTAACctgttaattataattgattaataaaaGTTAGCTAACTGATTTTAAATGGATTTTATACTTATGTAACAGTATAACTCTcaagataaattatatatttaggtatttcatattattgagATTCAAGGGTATGAATTCACGTTAGAAGATTTTTCTTCTTGTTTATCTCGTAATGAAAACATTACTCTTTTAGTGATGTAAAATACACCCCCATTCGATTTGTATTTTTACTTCCTTCACGAATAATTTACTAAATCTGTGtctttaataacttaattatgGAACCACCAGACAATTTTTATGACGGAGCATTATGCAAATctcaagaaaaatattttaatacacttCGCACcgttaatttacatttttaaaggctTGGCATAAATTACGACAAATCTTGAATTCCCTTGTGAAAATTTTTAAGTGGGTAGACATGATAAACACTCTTAAATATAGAGCAGCCGTCAGCGAGTTTCTAACGGGCTAAAATATAATGTCACGAACAAAATGGTGTTTTAAATCCGTCGAAAATCTTAAATTTCACCCACGGTAACAAATGAGAGAAAGCCGTTTTaagatttttcatttttacttATCCAATTTCGATAGATCTtttacctaataatattattattaactgaTTTAGACTATTAGCTGTGCCGCTAGGTTATCTTAATTAAGCTCATGGCTTGTTCTGCTACATAAGCTACATCACTGCCAAATATCACTTATCGAAATCTGGTCAGTGGTTTTCCCGTGAAAGATAagcaaacatacatacatccatcttaacaaactttcttttttataatattagtaggaaatTTTCAACGAGTtctttcgtattttttaaattagtacCTGGATGGAtgctgaatataatatatataagttGCTAACTGCTCAGGCatcgccccggaatggcggaAGACGTGAGTTCGAATACCGCCTCGtgaccaattttttttaagctattgctatcgcgggccttgagcgcggggaccgaatcgagaaattccgtaacgaaaaaacctcacgcttcccactccgacgggcggaggtgtggcttgaagacagcatgcaatagctttaccgcggcagtccccgagtgccgagtccccgagtgccgttagtgtgatataaaaaattatattttaaagcattcgaatgttataaaaaactaaatatcaaaatatacagACGACTTCAAATTCAGTAAAATACAAACATCCAATATTATCTACATTACGTTAGCTATTAGTAGAGAGGAGGgcataatatgttaaattcATGGACggtaataaaaatgaacaGTGACgtcataaagaaaataaattggtgtatgaataaaacattttaagctGATACATGTGCTTTTATATGCTTGATGTAATTCCATTAAAACGATGATGTGGTATCGCAGCATCATTCGCTACCTTTTCATACAACCTTTATCCTGTGGCTTCACTCGCGTGGTACTCAATTAAAAAGTATGCTAGTGAACTAGACCTATCTTtgtgtaaatttaatttagacCTAATTTGCCATTTTTGTATAAGAGTAAAAAACACTATTTGTTAAGGAACTTGTTGAATGAATCACATACAAagctaatttttaatttttcataaaaataaattaacaagaCACTGTTTTGGTGGGAGCTTTTTTCAGTCGATAAtgttgattttaatattttggtaaAAATCAAATTCTATATTTTCCATAACATTTTTTAGCATATTTATGtttctctatatttttttattacactttacTATCTAGTAAACAACCCTAAGACGGATCAACATAGCACGGAACATGGAAGTTTCTAGAAGCATCCAATAACATTAACGTAATTAATTCAAGGGACGTTATCGGAAACTACAACTATTTCCTCTAGTACCCTTCGGATAAAATCATCCCATTGGTACAGTGGTTAGTGGCCAAGTGAGATAGGTTCGATATTAGTCGAACTGGCggatgatattttataaaagctattattttctaagatttggataaaatcattttatgaaTGACTCGTTAAGGctcgtttttttttctaatttaatctccttcaattatttttaaactgttttttccaaaaaaatataaaaaaatttcccaaataatcaaattcaattagttttttttaacccTTATTCAAACGCGAGCCTGTGGAGGAGTTAACAAAAAAGTAAGATACGTTCCTGGGTAATTTTGGGTCGTAGATTTCAAAAATGCACACAAAAGAGGGGTTAGTGGGGGGAAGTAACCTTTTTTTGGTGGGAAGTATATATCCCGTCATCTGTTCTCTCTTGTAAAAAGGTTGGAAAGGTGGGAACAGCTCCCAGTGTCCTAGTATGACaccaatattttcaaacactaGCTAGTTGCCCTGACTCCACttgtgaattaaatattatcgtaaaaaattacatagatcatatttttttataaagcagTTGAAAGTACTCATCAATGCAAGTTTCTTTTACTAAGGGAAGAATTCgggaattgaaaaatgaatgaCTTCAACATAAACAAGGCAtttttctaaaacaaaataaaagcaataggTAAATACTAATGTATTGAGTTAAGATGTCTAATTATCTGATCaggaaataatgaataataataaataagttgctTAAACCAactaaaaaagattatttagACACACggattttatatatagaatttCCGAATGTCGTGTGCAGTGAAGAACACTGGCATGATATCTTCCCACTTATAGACTTAATTTCAATCGACTCTACCAAGGTATAAACGAAAGATTCTGGGCATATTTTTACGTTTCACGCAACCGTAATATAGTCCAGTTTACATAACTAAAACTCAAATCTacttatctaattttttttcagcactacacaaaaaactaaaaaataacggTCGTTTTCGGTGGCAAAATTACGTCACCTGACTTTGACGTGTGTTTACCATGACATGTAATAATTCTCTGAAAGGAGTTTCCATGAAAAAAAGTTCTCTGAAATGTTAAGATTGCGtagataaatattacactGCATTAGGTTtaagcatataaaaataaaacacgattTACTTCAATCTGAGACGTGGGAAGTATAGCTCCCAGCGTTTTAATAAGGGTTAACAAGAGATTTAAAaagttacacaaaaaataaagtttttgtaaaCCTATTATTAGTACTTAACATCTCTGAGAAGCTatcaagaaattaaacatcatcaaaatcgataatatatttctttcggaaaaactttaaatgttgttaaatattaattttttcctatttgtattatCCTTAACGTAAAATTTTTACTCCAGATATTATTTTGCTCGGGGCTTTCCAGTTCAGATTATAAGctgttcatttat is a window encoding:
- the LOC123695170 gene encoding sporozoite surface protein 2-like; this encodes MLRVILLISIILNFANCIPCLSGDCGLNANIGNQISNGNIDYSDYPNPSVDDALDNRIEDHDEYQHSGDGIDPDDHFQATNIGHVNSGIQITQPQPGYNVYIPVQPPQVKPPNHVKPKPSPPIRPKKPNHGHVKPTKKPPKQPRKPNPGQKPSVQCTNFNNCIAGTNAKPTKNSKVNIQSNGHVKPTKKPPKITRKPNTKTTTKKPHVKCTNNGKCDSGNNEQSNQFTTATPENTGTIIGPPVKCTSNCATGTKAEPTDNSKGNTLDNSDVKPTKRPPKISKKPNIKSTTKKPHVKCTNNGKCDSGNNVLPNQATTPKNSGTIKNDNKCVSKKVCTITQDDVGKEIENCTYYKDCNETQNPKGNNKAKPKKSVNFDKVFDNLAKKVIAFDKAILLHCTKYQNEVYEFYGKDKYTLEYKLPMGYKTEDFDVKAKHRVIYVKANNQQLGNFNDIRLVSDILNIEHTDWELHGDKLIINIPYKTQLEQQSKIICSNTINNNTIPILPLDDQVFVYRMRKP